A genomic stretch from Calonectris borealis chromosome 6, bCalBor7.hap1.2, whole genome shotgun sequence includes:
- the ARL5A gene encoding ADP-ribosylation factor-like protein 5A isoform X4, translated as MNEVVHTSPTIGSNVEEIVVNNTRFLMWDIGGQESLRSSWNTYYTNTEFVIVVVDSTDRERISVTKEELYKMLAHEDLKKAGLLIFANKQDVKECMTVAEISQFLKLTSIKDHQWHIQACCALTGEGLCQGLEWMMSRLKIR; from the exons ATGAATGAAGTGGTGCATACCTCACCCACCATAGGGAGTAACGTGGAGGAGATCGTGGTTAACAACACGCGCTTTCTGATGTGGGATATCGGAGGGCAGGAGTCTCTTCGGTCTTCGTGGAACACCTACTATACAAACACCGAG tttgTGATAGTTGTTGTGGACagcacagacagagagagaatttCTGTGACTAAGGAAGAACTGTATAAAATGTTAGCACATGAG GACTTAAAAAAAGCAGGTTTGCTGATCTTTGCTAACAAGCAAGATGTTAAAGAGTGTATGACAGTAGCTGAAATATCTCAGTTTCTGAAACTGACTTCAATTAAGGATCACCAGTGGCACATTCAGGCGTGCTGTGCTCTAACTGGAGAGGG ACTGTGCCAAGGACTCGAATGGATGATGTCAAGACTTAAGATCAGATGA
- the ARL5A gene encoding ADP-ribosylation factor-like protein 5A isoform X1 has protein sequence MGILFTRIWRLFNHQEHKVIIVGLDNAGKTTILYQFSMNEVVHTSPTIGSNVEEIVVNNTRFLMWDIGGQESLRSSWNTYYTNTEFVIVVVDSTDRERISVTKEELYKMLAHEDLKKAGLLIFANKQDVKECMTVAEISQFLKLTSIKDHQWHIQACCALTGEGLCQGLEWMMSRLKIR, from the exons ATGGGGATCCTCTTCACCAGGATATGGAGGCTGTTCAACCATCAGG agcacAAAGTAATCATTGTTGGTCTGGATAATGCAGGAAAAACGACCATTCTTTATCAATT ctccATGAATGAAGTGGTGCATACCTCACCCACCATAGGGAGTAACGTGGAGGAGATCGTGGTTAACAACACGCGCTTTCTGATGTGGGATATCGGAGGGCAGGAGTCTCTTCGGTCTTCGTGGAACACCTACTATACAAACACCGAG tttgTGATAGTTGTTGTGGACagcacagacagagagagaatttCTGTGACTAAGGAAGAACTGTATAAAATGTTAGCACATGAG GACTTAAAAAAAGCAGGTTTGCTGATCTTTGCTAACAAGCAAGATGTTAAAGAGTGTATGACAGTAGCTGAAATATCTCAGTTTCTGAAACTGACTTCAATTAAGGATCACCAGTGGCACATTCAGGCGTGCTGTGCTCTAACTGGAGAGGG ACTGTGCCAAGGACTCGAATGGATGATGTCAAGACTTAAGATCAGATGA
- the ARL5A gene encoding ADP-ribosylation factor-like protein 5A isoform X2 has protein sequence MEAVQPSGSMNEVVHTSPTIGSNVEEIVVNNTRFLMWDIGGQESLRSSWNTYYTNTEFVIVVVDSTDRERISVTKEELYKMLAHEDLKKAGLLIFANKQDVKECMTVAEISQFLKLTSIKDHQWHIQACCALTGEGLCQGLEWMMSRLKIR, from the exons ATGGAGGCTGTTCAACCATCAGG ctccATGAATGAAGTGGTGCATACCTCACCCACCATAGGGAGTAACGTGGAGGAGATCGTGGTTAACAACACGCGCTTTCTGATGTGGGATATCGGAGGGCAGGAGTCTCTTCGGTCTTCGTGGAACACCTACTATACAAACACCGAG tttgTGATAGTTGTTGTGGACagcacagacagagagagaatttCTGTGACTAAGGAAGAACTGTATAAAATGTTAGCACATGAG GACTTAAAAAAAGCAGGTTTGCTGATCTTTGCTAACAAGCAAGATGTTAAAGAGTGTATGACAGTAGCTGAAATATCTCAGTTTCTGAAACTGACTTCAATTAAGGATCACCAGTGGCACATTCAGGCGTGCTGTGCTCTAACTGGAGAGGG ACTGTGCCAAGGACTCGAATGGATGATGTCAAGACTTAAGATCAGATGA
- the ARL5A gene encoding ADP-ribosylation factor-like protein 5A isoform X3 yields MGILFTRIWRLFNHQEHKVIIVGLDNAGKTTILYQFSMNEVVHTSPTIGSNVEEIVVNNTRFLMWDIGGQESLRSSWNTYYTNTEDLKKAGLLIFANKQDVKECMTVAEISQFLKLTSIKDHQWHIQACCALTGEGLCQGLEWMMSRLKIR; encoded by the exons ATGGGGATCCTCTTCACCAGGATATGGAGGCTGTTCAACCATCAGG agcacAAAGTAATCATTGTTGGTCTGGATAATGCAGGAAAAACGACCATTCTTTATCAATT ctccATGAATGAAGTGGTGCATACCTCACCCACCATAGGGAGTAACGTGGAGGAGATCGTGGTTAACAACACGCGCTTTCTGATGTGGGATATCGGAGGGCAGGAGTCTCTTCGGTCTTCGTGGAACACCTACTATACAAACACCGAG GACTTAAAAAAAGCAGGTTTGCTGATCTTTGCTAACAAGCAAGATGTTAAAGAGTGTATGACAGTAGCTGAAATATCTCAGTTTCTGAAACTGACTTCAATTAAGGATCACCAGTGGCACATTCAGGCGTGCTGTGCTCTAACTGGAGAGGG ACTGTGCCAAGGACTCGAATGGATGATGTCAAGACTTAAGATCAGATGA